In Castanea sativa cultivar Marrone di Chiusa Pesio chromosome 6, ASM4071231v1, a single window of DNA contains:
- the LOC142638590 gene encoding heavy metal-associated isoprenylated plant protein 28: MRVHMDCAGCEGKVKNTLQKLKGVDDIEIDMATQKVTVTGWADQKKVLKAVRKTGRRAELWQLPYNPEHQDYTYHYYNQHNCNGPLTFYAPQPASSYNYYKHGYNGQAPSYHQNPSHSTIFGYQTGATFSDENPNGCSIM, from the exons ATGCGAGTGCACATGGACTGCGCTGGATGTGAAGGCAAGGTCAAAAATACACTTCAAAAACTAAAAG GTGTGGATGACATTGAGATAGACATGGCTACACAAAAAGTGACTGTTACTGGATGGGCAGACCAAAAGAAGGTTCTTAAGGCAGTCAGGAAGACCGGACGGAGGGCAGAGCTGTGGCAATTGCCATACAATCCAGAGCACCAGGATTACACTTATCATTACTACAATCAACATAATTGCAATGGTCCACTCACATTTTATGCCCCTCAGCCTGCATCTTCCTACAACTACTACAAGCATGGATACAATGGCCAGGCTCCTAGTTACCACCAAAATCCTTCACATTCCACGATTTTTGGTTATCAGACCGGTGCTACGTTTAGTGATGAGAACCCTAATGGTTGTTCTATTATGTGA
- the LOC142637898 gene encoding protein CONSERVED ONLY IN THE GREEN LINEAGE 160, chloroplastic codes for MVVLNYMSVTSTATPISQDSPTPSVPDPRQTKVILPKKKPLKWSTGVAPGDYAGPPTTTKLRKYWGGEEEDPLSSDEFLWNKDFMARYQRLIQDPESSAEATPTKEKPSGFLSLNRVMSLDSLEVDLSKELTAPLKPALEEQVEATAQSVGRKSPRWKLVPTRREQEKWDRATKAATGGSDVMFREIRKPRGDPEVLAAQSREQYFKLKKRLQILTLGIGGIGLVSAYMSYSPEIAASFGAGLLGSLAYMRMLGSSVDSMADGARGVVKGAIAQPRLLVPVVLVMIYNRWNGILVPEYGYMQLELIPMLVGFFTYKIATFFQAIEEAIDIVGGKSEV; via the exons ATGGTAGTTCTAAACTACATGTCAGTGACCTCTACAGCCACACCCATATCTCAGGACTCTCCAACTCCATCTGTACCAGACCCCAGGCAGACCAAGGTCATCCTCCCCAAGAAGAAGCCTCTCAAATGGTCCACTGGGGTGGCTCCAGGTGACTACGCTGGCCCACCCACCACGACTAAGCTCAGAAAGTACTGGGGAGGCGAGGAAGAAGACCCTTTGAGTTCTGATGAGTTTTTGTGGAACAAGGACTTCATGGCTCGCTATCAAAGACTGATTCAGGACCCTGAGTCTTCTGCTGAGGCCACTCCTACTAAG GAAAAGCCATCTGGGTTTCTAAGTTTAAACAGAGTCATGAGCCTTGACAG TTTGGAAGTTGATTTGAGCAAAGAACTCACAGCTCCTTTGAAGCCTGCATTAGAAGAGCAAGTTGAGGCTACAGCTCAA AGTGTTGGCCGCAAGTCACCTAGATGGAAACTGGTGCCAACACGGCGTGAGCAAGAGAAGTGGGATAGAGCAACCAAGGCTGCAACTGGAGGCAGT GATGTGATGTTTCGGGAAATAAGGAAACCTCGTGGGGACCCAGAAGTGTTGGCTGCTCAGTCAAGGGAACAGTATTTTAAG TTAAAGAAGAGGTTACAGATTCTCACTTTGGGTATAGGTGGAATTGGTTTAGTCTCTGCGTACATGTCTTATTCCCCTGAAATTGCTGCAAG CTTTGGCGCTGGGTTGCTTGGTTCTTTGGCGTATATGCGTATGCTGGGGAGTAGTGTGGATTCAATGGCAGATGGAGCAAGGGGGGTCGTCAA GGGAGCAATCGCACAGCCTAGGCTTTTGGTTCCTGTTGTATTGGTCATGATCTATAACCGGTGGAATGG GATCCTTGTTCCAGAATATGGATATATGCAGTTAGAATTGATACCAATGTTAGTGGGGTTTTTCACTTACAAGATTGCAACTTTCTTTCAAGCTATAGAGGAGGCAATTGACATTGTTGGGGGAAAGAGCGAAGTTTAA
- the LOC142639937 gene encoding protein AGENET DOMAIN (AGD)-CONTAINING P1-like translates to MALILTGDEVEVCSKQVGFVGSYYAATVINNYGNQSYAVRYKNLVSEDDESQPLIEIVSADEVRPMPHTVSATEFSLYVDAYDNDGSWIGTISGKQDSDHYYVFFDTYGVEIQYPLSRLRPHRETNGMWVTKKRV, encoded by the coding sequence ATGGCGTTGATCTTGACGGGTGATGAAGTTGAAGTTTGCAGCAAGCAAGTTGGTTTTGTGGGTTCTTACTACGCAGCCACTGTGATCAACAACTATGGCAACCAATCCTATGCCGTGCGCTACAAGAACTTGGTCTCAGAAGACGATGAATCTCAGCCACTCATTGAGATTGTCTCCGCAGACGAGGTCAGGCCCATGCCACATACTGTTTCGGCTACTGAGTTTTCTCTATATGTTGATGCTTATGATAATGATGGCTCGTGGATTGGCACGATATCTGGGAAGCAAGACTCCGATCACTACTATGTGTTCTTCGACACATATGGGGTTGAAATTCAATATCCACTCTCTCGCTTGAGGCCTCATCGTGAAACCAATGGCATGTGGGTTACAAAGAAAAGGGTCTAA
- the LOC142639938 gene encoding uncharacterized protein LOC142639938, with the protein MALLESHCGPWMCIGNFNFVIDEEEIAGGKKGYSSANNYLFELMFEFGTINQGYTGSKYTWAKGRWGKASIKRWLDRGIANISWRLAYPKASISHLGAISLDHAPILLDTNPQTNFAHRPFKFEAAWLRDSQCFTVIETMWNEYMGGSEFIKLCKKQASTRDALRKWNKEVFGNCQNKINSRLQSIKAVQQKPPFEHTGELEAALQSELSEWLLRSETLWRKRNNIDAIRNDNGAWITEANAIRKLFLDSYKELFKREEINFPPHLEHLVLPCITEDENSKLCRIPTPDEIKATLFSMSDLKAPAPDGYPIIFYKQLWPTIGDDVIKAVMSFFTIGSMPREVNCSLIVLIPKITNPSTSHHFRPISLCNVVYKIISKLLVAKLRPYLDKIISPAQSAFIPNRWIAENQVIVQEILHSFKSSKTKPGLMAIKLDLQKAYDRVSWEFIHVVLPHLGFSEVFSNWIQYCISSVNFEILVNGGKSESFKPSRGLRQGDPLSPYLFILGQEVLSRLLDQELRQKNINSTKTSRSGPIVTHVINWLYSNPPKRASPIWRAIEQAKKVIVKGACYSIEDGSSINVWKDPWVPWIQSFIPTPRNEDDSQVSHLIDSELHSWKSWLVRELFDSQSTQAILSLPLPSRPKPDELIWIPNSKGRFSVKSAYLATNESSPAPPDNGINWIKLWKLNAPERVKMLLWRIGVNALPTRENFMTRMHIEDPNCVFCKQEIENLCHVFFRCPASKGIWFLACWGLRTEWLVISQPKTLLNLCWILLVVSKLINNNGRPL; encoded by the exons ATGGCACTTCTTGAGTCCCATTGTGGTCCGTGGATGTGTATAGGCAATTTCAACTTTGTTATAGATGAAGAGGAAATAGCAGGGGGGAAAAAAGGCTACTCATCAGCTAACAATTACTTGTTTGAGTTGATGTTTGAGTTTGGCACTATTAATCAAGGGTACACAGGAAGTAAATATACCTGGGCCAAAGGAAGATGGGGGAAAGCCTCTATCAAAAGATGGCTAGACAGAGGCATTGCAAATATATCATGGAGGCTAGCTTACCCAAAGGCTTCTATCTCCCATTTAGGTGCTATCAGTTTAGATCACGCACCAATACTCCTTGATACCAACCCACAAACCAATTTTGCCCATCGCCCTTTCAAATTTGAAGCAGCATGGCTCAGAGATAGTCAATGTTTCACAGTCATTGAAACTATGTGGAATGAGTATATGGGAGGATCAGAGTTcataaaattatgcaaaaagcAAGCCTCAACAAGGGATGCTCTCCGAAAGTGGAACAAAGAGGTTTTTGGCAATTGTCAAAATAAGATAAACTCTCGGCTCCAATCTATTAAGGCAGTCCAACAAAAGCCCCCATTTGAACATACTGGAGAACTTGAGGCAGCTCTTCAATCTGAACTCTCAGAATGGCTTTTAAGGAGCGAAACTCTTTG GCGCAAAAGAAACAATATTGATGCAATCCGCAACGATAATGGAGCCTGGATCACAGAAGCAAACGCCATCAGAAAATTATTCCTGGATAGTTACAAGGAGTTATTCAAGCGAGAGGAAATTAACTTCCCTCCCCATCTCGAACATCTTGTGCTACCGTGCATCACTGAAGATGAAAATTCTAAGCTGTGCAGGATCCCTACTCCAGATGAAATCAAAGCTACCCTGTTCAGTATGTCTGACCTTAAAGCTCCTGCACCTGATGGCTACCCTATTATCTTTTATAAGCAACTTTGGCCCACCATAGGAGATGATGTCATCAAGGCAGTCATGTCATTTTTCACCATTGGGTCTATGCCCAGGGAGGTAAACTGCTCTCTCATTGTGCTCATTCCTAAGATCACTAATCCTTCTACTTCTCATCATTTCAGGCCCATAAGCCTCTGCAATGTAGTGTACAAAATCATCTCTAAGCTCCTTGTTGCAAAGCTCAGACCATATCTCGATAAAATCATCTCCCCTGCACAATCTGCTTTCATTCCTAACAGGTGGATTGCAGAAAATCAAGTCATAGTCCAGGAGATTCTTCACAGTTTCAAGAGCAGCAAAACTAAACCGGGGTTAATGGCAATCAAGCTTGATCTCCAAAAGGCTTATGACAGGGTCAGTTGGGAGTTTATACACGTGGTTCTCCCCCACCTAGGGTTCAGTGAGGTCTTCTCCAACTGGATCCAATACTGCATCTCCTCGGTCAATTTCGAAATCCTAGTAAATGGTGGCAAATCCGAGAGTTTTAAACCAAGTAGGGGCCTTAGACAAGGAGATCCACTCTCCCCCTATCTCTTCATTTTGGGGCAAGAAGTTCTCTCAAGACTCCTAGATCAGGAATTGAGACAGAAGAATATTAATAGCACCAAGACGAGTAGAAGCGGACCAATAGTTACTCATGTGAT CAATTGGCTTTACTCAAACCCCCCCAAGCGTGCTTCACCTATATGGAGAGCTATAGAGCAAGCAAAAAAGGTCATTGTAAAAGGAGCATGCTATTCCATTGAGGATGGGTCATCCATAAATGTCTGGAAAGACCCTTGGGTCCCTTGGATACAAAGTTTCATCCCTACTCCCAGAAATGAAGATGATTCACAGGTAAGTCATCTGATTGATTCTGAACTCCATAGTTGGAAATCATGGTTAGTCAGGGAGCTATTTGACAGCCAATCAACACAAGCCATCCTATCATTGCCTCTCCCTTCAAGGCCTAAACCTGATGAACTCATTTGGATCCCCAATTCCAAAGGCCGCTTTTCTGTAAAATCGGCATACTTAGCTACTAATGAATCCAGTCCAGCTCCCCCTGACAATGGCATTAACTGGATAAAATTGTGGAAGCTGAATGCCCCAGAAAGGGTCAAAATGCTGCTTTGGAGAATCGGAGTTAACGCCCTGCCCACTAGAGAAAACTTCATGACCAGAATGCATATCGAGGACCCAAATTGTGTTTTCTGCAAACAGGAGATCGAAAATCTGTGTCATGTATTCTTCAGATGCCCTGCATCCAAAGGTATCTGGTTTTTAGCTTGTTGGGGCCTCAGAACTGAGTGGCTAGTGATATCTCAACCGAAGACATTGTTAAACTTGTGTTGGATCCTCCTAGTGGTTTCGAAGTTGATCAACAACAATGGTAGACCTCTCTGA
- the LOC142639939 gene encoding protein AGENET DOMAIN (AGD)-CONTAINING P1-like — MTSILRRGDEVEVCSKQVGFVGSYYAATVITNIGNHSYAVRYKNLVSEEDQSQPLTEIVAADELRPMPPKVSATGFSLYDAVDAYDNDGWWVGTISGKRGSDHYYVFFNTYGVEILYPLSRLRPHL, encoded by the coding sequence ATGACGTCGATCTTGAGGAGGGGTGATGAAGTTGAAGTTTGCAGCAAGCAAGTTGGTTTTGTGGGTTCTTACTACGCAGCCACTGTGATTACCAACATAGGCAACCACTCCTATGCCGTGCGCTACAAGAACCTGGTCTCTGAAGAAGACCAATCTCAGCCACTCACTGAGATTGTCGCCGCCGACGAGCTCAGGCCCATGCCACCTAAGGTTTCGGCTACTGGGTTTTCTCTTTATGATGCAGTTGATGCTTATGATAATGATGGCTGGTGGGTCGGTACGATTTCTGGGAAGCGAGGCTCCGATCACTACTATGTCTTCTTTAACACTTATGGGGTTGAGATTTTATATCCACTCTCTCGCTTGAGGCCTCATCTTTAA